From the genome of Neomonachus schauinslandi chromosome 5, ASM220157v2, whole genome shotgun sequence, one region includes:
- the KCTD13 gene encoding LOW QUALITY PROTEIN: BTB/POZ domain-containing adapter for CUL3-mediated RhoA degradation protein 1 (The sequence of the model RefSeq protein was modified relative to this genomic sequence to represent the inferred CDS: deleted 1 base in 1 codon), which translates to MSAEASGPGAAEAPPSLEASKPAGLEPGSAAYGLKTLTPNSKYVKLNVGGSLHYTTLRTLTGQDTMLKAMFSGRAEVLTDAGGWVLIDRSGRHFGTILNYLRDGSVPLPESTRELGELLGEARYYLVQGLIEDCQLALQQKRENLSPLCLIPTVTSPREEQQLLASTSKPVVKLLHNRSNNKYSYTSTSDDNLLKNIELFDKLALRFHGRLLFLKDVLGDEICCWSFYGQGRKIAEVCCTSIVYATEKKQTKVEFPEARIFEETLNILIYETPRGPDPALLEATGGAAGGGGAGRGEDEENREHRVRRIHVRRHITHDERPHGQQIVFKD; encoded by the exons ATGTCGGCCGAGGCCTCGGGCCCGGGGGCGGCCGAGGCC CCCCCGTCCCTAGAAGCCTCTAAGCCCGCGGGTCTGGAGCCTGGCTCCGCCGCTTACGGTCTCAAGACACTGACCCCGAACAGCAAGTACGTGAAGCTGAACGTGGGCGGCTCGCTGCACTACACCACGCTTCGCACCCTCACGGGACAGGACACCATGCTCAAGGCCATGTTCAGCGGCCGCGCGGAGGTGCTCACCGACGCGGGAG GTTGGGTGCTGATTGACCGGAGCGGCCGCCACTTTGGTACAATCCTCAACTACCTGCGGGATGGGTCCGTGCCACTGCCTGAGAGTACCAGAGAACTGGGGGAGCTCCTAGGTGAAGCACGCTACTACCTGGTACAGGGCCTGATTGAGGACTGCCAGCTAGCATTGCAG CAAAAAAGGGAGAACCTGTCCCCGCTGTGCCTCATCCCCACGGTGACATctccccgggaggagcagcagcTCCTGGCCAGCACCTCCAAG cccGTGGTGAAGCTCCTGCACAACCGCAGTAACAACAAGTACTCCTACACCAG CACTTCAGATGACAACCTCCTTAAGAACATTGAGCTGTTTGACAAACTGGCCCTGCGCTTCCACGGGCGGCTGCTTTTCCTCAAGGATGTCCTGGGGGACGAGATCTGCTGCTGGTCCTTCTACGGGCAGGGCCGCAAAATCGCCGAGGTGTGCTGCACCTCCATTGTCTATGCCACGGAGAAGAAGCAGACCAAG GTGGAATTCCCAGAGGCCCGGATCTTTGAGGAGACCTTGAACATCCTGATCTACGAGACTCCCCGGGGCCCAGACCCAGCCCTCCTGGAGGCCACAGGGGGTGCAGCCGGAGGTGGTGGGGCAGGCCGAGGGGAGGATGAGGAGAACCGAGAGCACCGTGTCCGCAGGATCCATGTCCGGCGCCACATCACCCACGACGAGCGTCCTCATGGCCAACAGATTGTCTTCAAGGACTGA
- the ASPHD1 gene encoding aspartate beta-hydroxylase domain-containing protein 1, whose protein sequence is MWRGNSPGGNPGAATEGTGGDLGGQGNWGLEDAPGLLVRASLPIMPAWPSPLASSALTLLLGALTSLFLWYCYRLGSQDMQALGAGSRAGSVSGGPRGCSETGRPSPGSSGEPREGPRAEGLVSRRLRAYARRYSWAGMGRVRRAAQGGPGPGGGPGVLGIQRPGLLFLPDLPSAPFVPRDAQRHDVELLESSFPAILRDFGAVSWDFSGTTPLPRGWSPPLAPGCYQLLLYQAGRCQPSNCRRCPGAYRALRGLRSFMSANTFGNAGFSVLLPGARLEGRCGPTNARVRCHLGLKIPPGCELVVGGEPQCWAEGHCLLVDDSFLNTVAHNGSPEDGPRVVFIVDLWHPNVAGAERQALDFVFAPDP, encoded by the exons ATGTGGAGGGGAAACAGCCCAGGGGGTAACCCGGGAGCAGCCACAGAGGGAACCGGTGGAGACCTGGGAGGACAGGGGAACTGGGGTCTGGAAGATGCCCCAGGCCTCCTGGTCAGGGCCTCCCTGCCCATCATGCCTGCGTGGCCATCGCCCTTGGCCTCCTCAGccctcaccctgctccttggAGCCCTCACTTCCCTTTTCCTCTGGTACTGTTACCGCCTGGGTTCCCAAGACATGCAGGCTCTCGGGGCTGGGAGTCGGGCTGGGAGTGTCAGTGGGGGGCCTAGGGGATGCTCTGAGACTGGCAGGCCAAGCCCAGGGAGCTCTGGGGAGCCTAGGGAAGGACCCAGGGCAGAAGGCCTAGTGAGCCGTCGCCTGCGGGCCTACGCCAGGCGCTACTCCTGGGCAGGCATGGGTAGGGTGAGGCGGGCAGCTCAAGGtggcccaggccctgggggagggcCCGGGGTCCTGGGCATTCAGCGCCCAGGCCTGCTTTTTTTGCCAGACCTGCCCTCAGCCCCCTTCGTGCCACGGGATGCCCAGCGGCATGACGTGGAGCTCCTGGAGAGCAGCTTCCCTGCCATTTTGCGGGACTTCGGGGCTGTGAGCTGGGACTTCTCAGGGACTACTCCTCTGCCTCGGGGCTggtccccacccctggcccctggGTGCTACCAGCTCCTGCTGTACCAAGCAGGCCGGTGCCAACCCAGCAACTGCCGCCGGTGTCCGGGGGCCTATCGGGCACTGAGGGGGCTGCGGAGCTTTATGAGTGCCAACACCTTCGGCAATGCTGGCTTTTCTGTCCTCCTGCCTGGGGCCCGGCTTGAGGGTCGCTGTGGGCCCACCAATGCCCGGGTCAGATGCCATCTGG GCCTGAAGATTCCTCCCGGCTGTGAGCTCGTGGTCGGGGGCGAGCCCCAGTGCTGGGCTGAGGGACACTGTCTACTGGTGGATGACTCCTTCCTGAACACAGTGGCTCATAATG GCTCTCCCGAAGACGGGCCTCGGGTGGTCTTCATCGTGGACCTTTGGCACCCCAACGTGGCCGGGGCCGAGCGCCAGGCCCTTGACTTTGTCTTCGCACCAGACCCTTGA